The following proteins are co-located in the Larimichthys crocea isolate SSNF unplaced genomic scaffold, L_crocea_2.0 scaffold107, whole genome shotgun sequence genome:
- the wdr73 gene encoding integrator complex assembly factor WDR73 isoform X2, with product MQDTEDMQDMQDTEDMQDMQQSEDVLEDWFIESLKTYKDLHVYQLEHPTRVIEWTSGKTVCVAGYSSSKNEILELRLPLKLFADENKGLCAERDFKVVHGGFTDGPVRRLRHVPGTRCVVTNDGLSSDLQVWDLGGDDSDVIRQTGSVKGRRSVSEGGSRVAARLSSRPRVLHGAQSGDVQLSELTSGQPVYKLESDSADPVGSLHFVTDAVFVVGCSNGNVHVADTRTSDAPQLSPPPSGESVTWWTDVSAGPSCLDPSSCRIVRLSSSGLAVISDLRKPGGAVSRAQLDVQTRCCNVDDVRVSWAPSLDDCIAVSGFSGAVQIYDTSVWRAEPEEVRPLFEHRGHAVSSQSDDGVPVFVTSHVWHPERSRTLLSAASDGSVHVWDWVDQSAADG from the exons GTACAAAGACCTTCACGTGTATCAGCTGGAACATCCGACACGGGTCATCGAGTGGACGTCAGGGAAGA CCGTGTGTGTCGCCGGATACAGTTCGTCTAAAAATGAAATTCTGGAGCTGCGTTTGCCGCTGAAACTCTTCGCTGACGAAAACAAG ggtCTCTGTGCAGAACGGGATTTCAAAGTTGTCCACGGCGGCTTCACAGACGGTCCCGTTCGCCGTCTCAGACACGTCCCAGGAACACG gtGTGTCGTTACCAACGACGGGCTGAGCTCGGACCTGCAGGTCTGGGACCTCGGAGGAGACGACAGCG ACGTGATCaggcaaacaggaagtgtgaaGGGGAGGCGGAGCGTCTCAGAGGGAGGCAGCCGGGTCGCAGCTCGACTCTCGTCGCGGCCGCGAGTTCTTCACGGCGCTCAGAGCGGCGATGTCCAGCTGAGCGAGCTGACCTCAGGACAGCCTGTGTATAAACTGG AGTCGGACTCGGCAGATCCGGTCGGTTCCCTCCATTTCGTGACCGATGCCGTCTTCGTCGTCGGCTGCTCTAACGGGAACGTTCATGTCGCCGACACTCGGACGTCTGACGCTCCTCAGCTTTCGCCTCCGCCTTCGGGTGAATCCGTCACCTGGTGGACAGACGTCTCGGCGGGTCCGTCCTGTTTGGATCCGTCCAGCTGCAGGATCGTCAGACTCTCCTCGTCCGGACTAGCTGTGATTTCGGACCTGAGGAAGCCGGGAGGCGCCGTGAGTCGAGCTCAGCTGGACGTCCAAACACGTTGCTGCAACGTGGACGACGTCAGAGTGTCGTGGGCTCCGTCGCTGGACGACTGTATCGCAGTGTCGG GTTTCAGCGGAGCGGTTCAGATCTACGACACCTCAGTCTGGAGGGCGGAGCCTGAGGAAGTCCGTCCGCTGTTCGAGCATCGTGGTCATGCAGTGTCCTCGCAGTCCGACGACGGCGTCCCCGTCTTCGTGACCTCCCACGTCTGGCATCCTGAGCGGTCTCGGACGCTGCTGTCCGCGGCCTCCGACGGCTCCGTCCACGTCTGGGACTGGGTCGACCAATCAGCTGCCGATGGCTGA
- the wdr73 gene encoding integrator complex assembly factor WDR73 isoform X1, with translation MQDTEDMQDMQDTEDMQDMQQSEDVLEDWFIESLKTYKDLHVYQLEHPTRVIEWTSGKTVCVAGYSSSKNEILELRLPLKLFADENKGLCAERDFKVVHGGFTDGPVRRLRHVPGTRCVVTNDGLSSDLQVWDLGGDDSDVIRQTGSVKGRRSVSEGGSRVAARLSSRPRVLHGAQSGDVQLSELTSGQPVYKLAESDSADPVGSLHFVTDAVFVVGCSNGNVHVADTRTSDAPQLSPPPSGESVTWWTDVSAGPSCLDPSSCRIVRLSSSGLAVISDLRKPGGAVSRAQLDVQTRCCNVDDVRVSWAPSLDDCIAVSGFSGAVQIYDTSVWRAEPEEVRPLFEHRGHAVSSQSDDGVPVFVTSHVWHPERSRTLLSAASDGSVHVWDWVDQSAADG, from the exons GTACAAAGACCTTCACGTGTATCAGCTGGAACATCCGACACGGGTCATCGAGTGGACGTCAGGGAAGA CCGTGTGTGTCGCCGGATACAGTTCGTCTAAAAATGAAATTCTGGAGCTGCGTTTGCCGCTGAAACTCTTCGCTGACGAAAACAAG ggtCTCTGTGCAGAACGGGATTTCAAAGTTGTCCACGGCGGCTTCACAGACGGTCCCGTTCGCCGTCTCAGACACGTCCCAGGAACACG gtGTGTCGTTACCAACGACGGGCTGAGCTCGGACCTGCAGGTCTGGGACCTCGGAGGAGACGACAGCG ACGTGATCaggcaaacaggaagtgtgaaGGGGAGGCGGAGCGTCTCAGAGGGAGGCAGCCGGGTCGCAGCTCGACTCTCGTCGCGGCCGCGAGTTCTTCACGGCGCTCAGAGCGGCGATGTCCAGCTGAGCGAGCTGACCTCAGGACAGCCTGTGTATAAACTGG CAGAGTCGGACTCGGCAGATCCGGTCGGTTCCCTCCATTTCGTGACCGATGCCGTCTTCGTCGTCGGCTGCTCTAACGGGAACGTTCATGTCGCCGACACTCGGACGTCTGACGCTCCTCAGCTTTCGCCTCCGCCTTCGGGTGAATCCGTCACCTGGTGGACAGACGTCTCGGCGGGTCCGTCCTGTTTGGATCCGTCCAGCTGCAGGATCGTCAGACTCTCCTCGTCCGGACTAGCTGTGATTTCGGACCTGAGGAAGCCGGGAGGCGCCGTGAGTCGAGCTCAGCTGGACGTCCAAACACGTTGCTGCAACGTGGACGACGTCAGAGTGTCGTGGGCTCCGTCGCTGGACGACTGTATCGCAGTGTCGG GTTTCAGCGGAGCGGTTCAGATCTACGACACCTCAGTCTGGAGGGCGGAGCCTGAGGAAGTCCGTCCGCTGTTCGAGCATCGTGGTCATGCAGTGTCCTCGCAGTCCGACGACGGCGTCCCCGTCTTCGTGACCTCCCACGTCTGGCATCCTGAGCGGTCTCGGACGCTGCTGTCCGCGGCCTCCGACGGCTCCGTCCACGTCTGGGACTGGGTCGACCAATCAGCTGCCGATGGCTGA